In Nicotiana tabacum cultivar K326 chromosome 2, ASM71507v2, whole genome shotgun sequence, the following proteins share a genomic window:
- the LOC107798191 gene encoding homeobox-leucine zipper protein HAT9-like, whose amino-acid sequence MGNDNETCDTRLTLGLATSDLLPKQNQLEEHKKIICLDLSIPLHSSDMEEKKTEGSTSKICKNGQRQAPKSISPRNYNNFNSESNKNGMRKKLRLTKEQSTLLEESFKRHITLAMGQKQELAAKLKLKPRQVEVWFQNRRARTKLKQTEVDCEFLKKWCQSLNDENSRLKKELQELRSIKIDQWASPFHLQLPKIRTIALCPSCQKTENIKSEQKHCDLDCGNRKVANDAMSKEANSETILVNEKN is encoded by the exons ATGGGAAATGATAATGAAACTTGTGACACCAGACTCACACTTGGACTTGCCACAAGTGACTTATTACCTAAACAGAACCAATTAGAAGAACATAAGAAGATTATATGTTTAGATCTATCTATTCCTCTTCATTCTAGTGACATGGAGGAGAAAAAGACTGAGGGGTCCACCtcaaaaatttgtaaaaatggcCAAAGGCAAGCCCCTAAAAGTATAAGTCCAAGAAATTACAACAATTTTAACAGTGAAAGCAACAAGAATGGTATGAGAAAGAAGCTGAGGCTTACCAAAGAACAATCCACTTTGCTTGAAGAAAGTTTCAAACGGCACATTACACTTGCTATG GGTCAAAAACAAGAGCTTGCAGCCAAATTAAAACTCAAGCCACGGCAAGTAGAAGTTTGGTTTCAGAATAGAAGAGCAAG GACTAAACTGAAGCAAACAGAAGTGGACTGTGAGTTTTTGAAGAAGTGGTGCCAAAGTTTGAATGATGAAAATAGTAGACTAAAGAAAGAGTTGCAAGAGCTAAGATCAATCAAGATTGATCAATGGGCATCACCTTTTCATCTTCAACTTCCCAAGATTAGGACAATTGCCCTGTGTCCATCTTGCCAGAAAACAGAGAATATCAAATCTGAGCAAAAGCATTGTGATTTGGATTGTGGAAACCGAAAAGTGGCTAATGATGCAATGTCCAAAGAAGCAAATTCAGAAACTATTCTTGTCAATGAAAAAAACTAA
- the LOC107798189 gene encoding putative F-box protein At1g60180: protein MFPGHNCVYYSQANRPDYDERFLNFVRHVLLLNKSPTFYKFCLDFHFSLSHSVRQRVSSRTDRWQYDCLRSEKRMANEIGTWIQFALNKNLKVLDLSFSAHGTFEPQAYYDLPNFVLSSPHLVELRLAYCKINAKKKSELKALTTFYLDNVMLMDQSMDYILSGCPVLEELTLWFCYGHRRLVLLNSNLKTLVLGIRWFGTRIHVSCPTLLSLDMSGTVEVLDITNVASIVEVSVNRMEKFDFKEYNDYQEMRILLQTITGAKTLKLCSWFALVFSSWQLTNLPAPTFSCKMLHLQLDFVKWHLPGILNLLKHCPSLENLIIEITAYYDYPSRNATSWIHPYDFDGDEFWNMVDTPVQCLTHHLKTVEVAGFVMEKHVIHFVEYLLRSSMVLEEMVIFAEKQTWIYGPITLMSGKVQEFEERLMNAPKASASAAVVFY from the exons ATGTTTCCGGGGCACAACTGCGTCTATTATAGTCAAGCTAATCGTCCTGACTATGACGAAAGGTTCTTGAACTTTGTTCGTCATGTGCTTCTTCTTAATAAGAGCCCAACTTTTTATAAGTTCTGCCTtgattttcattttagcttatcTCATTCAGTTCGACAGAGAGTATCCAGTAGAACAGACAGATGGCAGTATGACTGTTTGAGGAGTGAGAAAAGAATGGCTAATGAAATTGGTACCTGGATCCAGTTCGCATTAAATAAGAATTTGAAGGTCCTTGACTTGTCTTTCTCTGCACATGGTACATTTGAGCCCCAGGCTTATTATGATCTGCCTAATTTTGTTCTAAGCAGTCCTCATTTGGTTGAACTCCGATTGGCATACTGTAAGATAAATGCGAAAAAGAAGAGCGAGCTGAAGGCTCTAACAACATTTTATCTTGATAATGTTATGCTAATGGATCAATCGATGGATTATATTCTATCTGGTTGCCCGGTGCTTGAGGAATTGACTCTGTGGTTTTGCTACGGCCATAGAAGACTGGTTCTGCTCAATTCGAATTTAAAGACATTGGTACTTGGCATTAGATGGTTTGGAACAAGGATACACGTCTCCTGTCCAACTCTCCTATCATTAGACATGTCTGGAACTGTGGAGGTGCTGGATATTACCAATGTAGCATCTATTGTTGAAGTGTCTGTCAATCGTATGGAGAAGTTTGATTTCAAAGAGTACAATGATTATCAAGAAATGAGAATACTCCTCCAAACAATTACAGGGGCCAAAACTCTCAAGCTATGTTCCTGGTTTGCTCTG GTATTTTCTTCATGGCAGTTGACAAATCTACCAGCTCCGACCTTCAGTTGCAAGATGCTTCACCTTCAATTGGATTTTGTGAAATGGCACTTACCAGGAATACTGAACTTGCTGAAGCACTGTCCTAGCTTGGAGAATCTTATCATCGAAATAACTGCTTACTATGATTATCCATCCCGA AACGCAACCTCGTGGATTCACCCATATGACTTTGATGGAGATGAATTTTGGAATATGGTAGATACTCCTGTCCAGTGCTTGACTCATCACCTCAAGACGGTGGAGGTAGCTGGTTTCGTAATGGAGAAGCATGTGATTCATTTTGTGGAATATTTGCTCAGGAGTTCCATGGTGTTAGAGGAAATGGTGATATTCGCGGAGAAGCAGACGTGGATCTATGGCCCAATTACTCTTATGTCTGGTAAGGTTCAGGAATTCGAGGAGAGGCTAATGAATGCCCCAAAAGCCTCTGCCTCTGCTGCAGTGGTTTTCTATTGA